The Mycobacterium sp. 3519A genome contains a region encoding:
- a CDS encoding nuclear transport factor 2 family protein — translation MNHERAIEVAQGMLDAWNSQDVEEVIGCYTPDVRYRDPNTHGTVTGSDALRRYLTRLFDRWQMHWKLREAYPLRDVDGAAVLWTATLRQQHGDTEVEVDGMDLAVVDGDRLSRNDVYFDRALLAPAVTSCSSD, via the coding sequence ATGAATCACGAGCGCGCGATCGAGGTCGCCCAGGGCATGCTCGACGCCTGGAACTCGCAGGACGTCGAAGAGGTCATCGGCTGCTACACGCCGGACGTTCGCTATCGCGACCCGAACACACATGGCACCGTCACCGGCTCGGATGCTTTGCGCCGTTACCTGACAAGGCTTTTCGACCGCTGGCAGATGCATTGGAAGTTGCGCGAGGCGTATCCGCTGCGGGACGTCGACGGCGCCGCGGTGCTGTGGACTGCCACGCTGCGGCAGCAGCACGGCGACACCGAGGTGGAGGTCGACGGGATGGATCTGGCCGTCGTCGACGGTGACCGGCTGAGCCGTAACGACGTCTATTTCGACAGGGCGCTACTGGCGCCGGCGGTCACCAGTTGTTCCAGTGACTGA
- a CDS encoding nitroreductase family protein — translation MTLNLSVDEVLTTTRSVRKRLDLEKPVPHEVLMECLDLALQAPTGSNHQGWQWMFVDDRAKITALAEIYRTNATPYLDLPKPEYGDVRDEQRPRVYESAKYLNEHLHEVPVMLIPCLEGRPDGAPAGMSASFWGSLLPAVWSFMLALRSRGLGSAWTTLHLLGDGEKQAAEILGIPHDKYSQAGLFPIAYTKGTDFKKAKRLPAEQVSHWNNW, via the coding sequence ATGACCTTGAACTTGTCCGTCGATGAAGTCCTGACCACCACGCGCTCGGTGCGCAAGCGGCTCGATCTCGAGAAGCCGGTGCCCCACGAGGTGCTGATGGAGTGTCTGGACCTGGCGCTGCAGGCGCCGACGGGCTCCAATCATCAAGGCTGGCAATGGATGTTCGTCGACGACCGGGCGAAGATTACTGCGCTGGCCGAGATCTACCGGACCAACGCGACCCCGTACCTCGACCTGCCCAAGCCCGAGTACGGCGACGTCCGTGATGAGCAGCGGCCACGCGTGTACGAGTCCGCGAAGTACCTCAACGAACACCTCCACGAGGTGCCCGTCATGTTGATCCCATGCCTGGAGGGCCGACCCGACGGCGCACCGGCGGGCATGTCCGCGTCGTTCTGGGGCTCGCTGCTGCCCGCGGTGTGGAGCTTCATGTTGGCGTTGCGCTCCCGCGGTCTCGGCTCGGCGTGGACGACGCTGCATCTGCTCGGCGACGGCGAGAAGCAAGCCGCCGAGATCCTCGGCATCCCGCATGACAAGTACAGCCAGGCAGGCCTGTTCCCGATCGCCTACACCAAGGGCACCGACTTCAAGAAGGCCAAGCGGCTACCGGCGGAGCAGGTCAGTCACTGGAACAACTGGTGA